In Magnolia sinica isolate HGM2019 chromosome 12, MsV1, whole genome shotgun sequence, a single genomic region encodes these proteins:
- the LOC131221055 gene encoding metal tolerance protein 10-like gives MDLPTDLSDHRAALPSGNPDGQTMFTSDDPSWRLNFNGFQLPERPKDPAFILRTLRRKGKVARYYKKQEKLLEGFNEMETFTELGCLAGAPTEDDSKKLAKSETLAIRISNAANLILFAAKVYASLESRSLAVIASTLDSLLDLLSGFILWFTSYAMQKPNQYRYPVGKKRMQPVGIIVFASVMASLGFQILLESVRELISMTHPSMDPMKEKWTIGIMASVTIVKFALVIYCRQFKNEIVRAYALDHIFDVVTNSIGLATTVLAVRYYWWLDPAGAILIALYTMGTWARTVVENVWSLIGRSAPPDFLTKMTYLIWNHHEQIKHIDTVRAYAFGSQYFIEVDIVLPGDMPLSEAHNIGETLQEKIEQLSEVERAFVHVDFESSHSPEHKQKA, from the exons ATGGATCTACCGACAGATTTATCTGATCATAGAGCAGCGCTTCCCTCTGGAAACCCAGATGGACAGACCATGTTCACGTCTGATGACCCATCATGGCGTCTCAATTTCAATGGTTTTCAGCTACCCGAGAGGCCTAAAGACCCTGCTTTCATTTTGAGAACTCTAa gaagaaaaggaaaggttgCACGGTATTACAAGAAGCAGGAGAAGCTTTTAGAAGGATTCAACGAAATGGAAACCTTCACTGAGTTGGGTTGCTTGGCTGGAGCTCCTACTGAG GACGACTCCAAGAAGCTTGCAAAGAGTGAAACACTGGCGATTCGCATCTCTAACGCGGCTAACCTAATCCTTTTTGCGGCTAAAGTCTATGCTTCTTTGGAGAGCAGATCTTTGGCTGTGATCGCATCGACATTGGACTCTCTATTGGATCTTTTATCAGGTTTTATTCTATGGTTTACTTCATATGCAATGCAGAAGCCGAACCAGTATCGGTATCCAGTTGGGAAGAAGCGAATGCAACCAGTG GGAATCATTGTTTTTGCTTCAGTAATGGCAAGTCTTGGATTCCAAATACTGCTCGAGTCTGTTCGAGAACTCATTTCAATG ACTCACCCTTCAATGGATCCTATGAAGGAAAAATGGACGATCGGGATCATGGCATCCGTCACCATAGTGAAGTTTGCACTCGTGATTTATTGTCGACAGTTCAAAAACGAGATCGTAAGAGCCTACGCTCTGGATCACATCTTCGACGTAGTCACCAATTCAATTGGTCTGGCCACGACCGTCCTTGCGGTCAGATACTATTGGTGGTTGGATCCTGCTGGGGCCATACTG ATAGCTCTATACACAATGGGCACATGGGCCAGGACCGTCGTCGAGAACGTATGGTCACTGATCGGGAGATCAGCACCGCCGGATTTCTTGACCAAGATGACATACCTCATTTGGAACCACCATGAACAGATCAAGCACATCGACACCGTTAGAGCATATGCTTTTGGTTCGCAGTATTTCATAGAGGTGGACATAGTCTTACCCGGGGACATGCCCCTGAGTGAGGCACATAACATCGGGGAGACCCTCCAAGAGAAAATCGAACAACTTTCGGAAGTCGAGCGGGCCTTTGTACACGTTGATTTTGAATCTAGTCACAGCCCAGAACACAAACAGAAGGCCTGA